In Macrobrachium nipponense isolate FS-2020 chromosome 41, ASM1510439v2, whole genome shotgun sequence, the following proteins share a genomic window:
- the LOC135212715 gene encoding chitooligosaccharidolytic beta-N-acetylglucosaminidase-like has protein sequence MRVLAAAAALIVAAVSAQDFYRLSSPYSFSCIDNFCVRQLRTEVSSYHSQAECQLTCGHYGSLLPHPTGNVELSKEGVHFNPEHFQVTKMAVPDQKVSKMLEEAVRYTKRNLHFLHPDYQSHFKTPYTEKEKVQYVRENPRQFTRKATKFNQETPQEQTQEHEIDQTELYESWERFSPFLGEKYSPRINRHQVNMEITVNNPVQKLRLDTDESYQLDVKTTNDETLVVIQAPTFFGARHALETFSQMIAFDDSNNALMIIKDATVTDSPKFKYRGFMLDTSRNFYPKEDLMRLIDTMAQNKMNYFQWHITDAASFPMYSEHRPEMAYYGAYSSRKVYYPKDIKKIVEYARLRGINVVPEISGPAQNNAGWQWGEKNGKGRLVLCAGEKPWFDHVKEPVDGHLNPVNPEVYNVLGEIYKDAVEYFDPEMVHFGGDGVSFKCWQNSNDIKEYLAANALESNSEQMFKLWNIYQNNVYNKLTEAAGPERKITPIIHSSSFVRNYINKDNYIVQVNEASSDPVAAQYVKDGYKVIFANLDQWRVDCIDSSWYGEKSEKCPLEAPTWRNFYENSPLDNLQSIPNIRDGQTPESLAYKNNVLGGIVLLYSSETDANGIDSKSWPRVSAMAERLWSDPAKSPQGFDTKLKRLNVHRQRMVARGTKASPLQPEICSLDETVCYSKEEYAARSANIPQTP, from the exons ATGAGGGTcctcgcagcagcagcagcgctgaTTGTGGCGGCGGTGTCCGCTCAAGATTTCTACCGCCTCTCTTCGCCTTACTCATTCAGCTGCATCGACAACTTTTGCGTCAGGCAGCTGCGCACGGAGGTCTCCTCTTATCACTCCCAGGCAGAATGTCAACTCACGTGTGGACA TTATGGATCTCTACTGCCGCATCCAACTGGCAATGTGGAATTGTCAAAGGAAGGAGTCCACTTCAACCCTGAACACTTCCAAGTGACAAAGATGGCTGTTCCTGATCAAAAAGTCTCGAAAATGCTGGAGGAAGCAGTTCGTTACACGAAAAGAAACCTTCACTTCCTTCACCCAGACTACCAAAGCCACTTCAAAACTCCCtacactgaaaaagaaaaagtccAATATGTCAGAGAGAACCCA AGGCAGTTCACTCGGAAGGCAACGAAGTTCAACCAAGAAACTCCCCAAGAGCAAACCCAAGAACACGAGATTGATCAGACAGAGCTCTACGAGAGCTGGGAGCGATTCTCCCCCTTCCTGGGTGAAAAATACAGTCCCAGAATCAATCGACACCAAGTTAACATGGAAATTACCGTTAACAACCCCGTCCAAAAGCTTCGCCTCGACACTGACGAAAGCTACCAACTTGACGTCAAA ACCACTAATGATGAGACTCTGGTGGTGATCCAGGCTCCTACCTTCTTCGGTGCTCGTCATGCCCTTGAAACATTCTCGCAAATGATTGCATTTGATGACTCCAACAATGCTCTTATGATCATTAAAGATGCAACAGTGACAGATTCACCTAAGTTCAA GTACCGTGGCTTCATGCTGGACACTAGTCGCAACTTCTACCCTAAGGAAGACCTGATGCGCCTCATTGATACAATGGCCCAAAACAAAATGAACTACTTCCAATGGCACATTACTGATGCTGCCTCCTTCCCCATGTACTCTGAGCACCGCCCCGAAATGGCATATTATGGCGCATACTCATCCAGAAAGGTTTACTACCCTAAGGATATCAAGAAGATTGTTGAATATGCTAGG CTCCGTGGTATTAATGTTGTCCCAGAGATATCAGGACCAGCACAGAACAATGCAGGTTGGCAGTGGGGAGAAAAGAATGGCAAAGGACGACTTGTCTTATGTGCTGGAGAG AAGCCATGGTTTGACCATGTAAAAGAGCCTGTAGATGGACACCTTAATCCAGTTAATCCTGAAGTATACAACGTCCTCGGAGAGATCTACAAGGATGCAGTAGAATACTTTGACCCAGAGATGGTGCATTTTGGAGGAGATGGT GTGAGCTTCAAGTGCTGGCAAAATTCTAATGACATCAAAGAGTATCTAGCTGCAAATGCCCTAGAGTCCAACAGTGAGCAAATGTTTAAACTATGGAACATTTACCAGAATAACGTATATAACAAGTTAACTGAAGCCGCAGGTCCAGAGAGAAAAATTACCCCAATCATCCATTCTTCATCATTTGTTCGCAACTACATTAACAAAGATAATTATATCGTTCAAGTCAATGAAGCTAGCTCTGATCCTGTTGCTGCCCAGTATGTAAAAGACGGTTATAAGGTTATCTTCGCCAACCTTGACCAGTGGAGAGTGGACTGTATTGACTCATCCTGGTATGGTGAGAAATCAGAAAAGTGCCCTCTGGAAGCCCCAACTTGGCGAAACTTCTATGAAAACAGTCCCCTTGATAACCTGCAGTCCATTCCAAACATCAGGGATGGACAAACTCCAGAGAGTCTAGCATATAAGAATAATGTGCTTGGTGGAATTGTGTTACTTTACAGTTCAGAGACTGATGCCAATGGCATTGATTCCAAGTCTTGGCCACGTGTCAGTGCCATGGCAGAGCGCCTTTGGTCTGATCCCGCAAAATCTCCCCAAGGATTTGACACGAAACTGAAGAGGCTGAACGTGCACCGACAGCGAATGGTCGCCAGAGGCACCAAAGCCAGCCCACTTCAGCCAGAAATCTGCTCACTAGATGAAACAGTCTGCTACAGCAAGGAGGAGTACGCTGCCCGCTCAGCCAATATCCCCCAAACACCATAA